A single Halarcobacter anaerophilus DNA region contains:
- a CDS encoding circularly permuted type 2 ATP-grasp protein yields the protein MDIFDSCKLDSSFNEMFDEKNNVKEHWIDIKTAIENANIEKLEQKQTEIDWRLEDNGVTYNVYNDPTGSNRRWNLDPIPFVLKEQEWEDVSKGLQQRAKLLNLIFKDLYTEQRLIKEGIIPAEIIFAHKSFLPEVFNFENSEYYTMKFYAADISRGPDGKFWVINDRTQSPSGLGYAIENRLTMNSILSDLYPDIKIKKIASFIENYKNMLSTLSNKNEDSLIVLLTPGPHNETYFEHSYLSSFLNLTLVQGEDLLTKNNQLWLKTLSGLKKVDTMIRRVDSKFCDPLELQNSSKLGVAGLTNVLRNDNLSMINPIGIGILENVGLNPFMKNIAKFFLNEDLILPQIATWWCGQKKELDFVISNIDNLLIKKIDRTEKIEVYFGNQLNNEEKNSLIEKIIAAPIYYVGQEIIDFSTVPSYVGNKIEPRNAVIRSFAYKEDDNYKIMPSGLVRVSNQKDSLVVSNQRGGTSKDLWILGEDEENKISRITRSRNFLDTRLENISTKRAENLFWLGRYLNRAIITTRMLRFNLKSMLNLNRYEDRNLSKKSTDILNICLTHLTMTYPGFLEEEKEIKPFNEVISLIQDNSRVGSLSFTLSMLSNINANIKNLLTIDAWRVYDKMQKGWYDYNRRKVLSNREHIDALDKLLIYLIAYKELIDESISDDQGLILYDIGCKLETSLLLISKMRSLLTTKLQSHLEYDILDSMLNSYESYNAYRAYYKSTLKMENILELLLFTPKYPKSLIHIIDELLKSLKELPNTSSSPYLDSFEEPVFKVFSMLKLTNAKKLLKTEEKEFVYLELDKFLSKISDLLAQTSEELTKTYFSHYNE from the coding sequence ATGGATATTTTTGACAGTTGTAAGTTAGATTCTTCATTTAATGAAATGTTTGATGAAAAGAACAATGTAAAAGAGCATTGGATAGATATTAAAACTGCAATAGAAAATGCAAATATTGAAAAACTTGAACAAAAACAGACTGAAATAGATTGGAGATTAGAAGATAACGGGGTTACTTATAATGTGTATAATGATCCCACAGGAAGTAACAGAAGATGGAATTTAGATCCCATTCCTTTTGTTTTAAAAGAGCAAGAGTGGGAAGATGTAAGCAAAGGTTTACAACAAAGAGCGAAACTTTTGAACCTGATTTTCAAAGATTTATATACCGAACAAAGATTGATAAAAGAGGGGATTATCCCTGCTGAAATTATATTTGCCCATAAAAGTTTTTTACCTGAAGTTTTCAACTTTGAAAACAGTGAATACTATACTATGAAATTTTATGCAGCTGATATAAGCAGAGGTCCTGACGGAAAATTCTGGGTTATCAATGATAGAACTCAATCGCCTTCAGGATTAGGTTATGCAATAGAAAATCGTCTTACAATGAACTCTATTTTATCTGATCTCTATCCTGATATAAAGATTAAAAAAATTGCAAGTTTTATTGAAAATTATAAAAATATGCTTTCAACTCTTTCAAATAAAAACGAAGATTCTTTAATTGTCCTTTTAACCCCGGGACCTCACAATGAGACCTATTTTGAACATTCATATTTAAGTTCTTTTTTAAACCTTACATTAGTTCAAGGTGAAGATTTACTTACAAAAAACAATCAGCTTTGGCTAAAAACATTAAGCGGATTAAAAAAAGTCGATACTATGATTAGAAGAGTAGATTCTAAGTTCTGCGATCCTTTGGAACTTCAAAACAGTTCTAAACTAGGAGTTGCGGGTTTAACAAATGTATTAAGAAATGACAACTTATCTATGATAAATCCAATCGGTATCGGAATTTTGGAAAATGTAGGCTTAAACCCTTTTATGAAGAATATTGCAAAATTTTTTCTAAATGAAGATTTAATTTTGCCCCAAATCGCAACTTGGTGGTGCGGACAAAAAAAAGAGCTTGATTTTGTTATTTCAAATATAGATAATCTTCTTATAAAAAAAATAGACAGAACAGAAAAAATTGAAGTCTATTTCGGAAACCAGCTAAACAATGAAGAGAAAAACAGCTTGATAGAGAAAATTATTGCAGCTCCTATTTATTATGTAGGACAAGAGATAATTGATTTTTCAACCGTTCCTTCATATGTAGGAAATAAGATAGAGCCAAGAAACGCAGTTATCCGCTCTTTTGCTTATAAAGAAGATGACAATTATAAAATTATGCCAAGCGGTTTAGTAAGAGTTTCAAATCAAAAAGACTCCCTTGTAGTATCAAATCAAAGAGGAGGTACAAGCAAAGATTTATGGATTTTAGGAGAAGATGAAGAGAATAAAATCAGCAGAATCACAAGAAGCAGAAACTTTTTGGATACAAGATTGGAAAATATTTCGACAAAAAGAGCAGAAAATCTTTTCTGGCTGGGAAGATATTTAAACAGAGCAATTATTACAACAAGAATGTTAAGATTCAATCTAAAAAGTATGTTGAATCTAAACAGATATGAAGATAGAAATTTATCGAAAAAAAGTACGGATATATTAAATATCTGTTTAACCCATCTTACTATGACCTACCCCGGATTTTTAGAAGAAGAAAAAGAGATAAAACCTTTTAATGAAGTAATATCTCTTATTCAAGACAACTCTAGAGTAGGAAGTTTATCTTTTACTTTATCAATGCTTAGCAATATAAATGCAAATATTAAAAATCTTCTTACCATTGATGCGTGGAGAGTTTATGATAAAATGCAAAAAGGATGGTACGACTACAACAGAAGGAAAGTTCTTTCAAATAGAGAACATATAGATGCCTTGGATAAACTTTTGATTTATCTAATAGCCTACAAAGAACTTATTGACGAAAGTATTTCAGATGACCAAGGTTTGATTCTTTATGATATCGGTTGTAAATTAGAGACCTCTTTACTTCTTATTTCAAAAATGAGATCACTTCTTACTACAAAACTTCAAAGTCATCTTGAATATGATATTTTAGACTCTATGCTAAACTCTTATGAGAGTTATAATGCTTACAGAGCCTATTATAAATCAACCTTAAAAATGGAAAATATACTTGAACTTTTACTTTTTACTCCCAAATATCCCAAATCTTTAATTCACATAATAGATGAATTGTTAAAGAGTTTAAAAGAGTTGCCCAATACCTCTTCATCTCCTTATTTAGACTCTTTCGAAGAGCCCGTTTTTAAAGTATTTTCTATGTTGAAATTAACAAATGCAAAAAAACTGTTAAAAACAGAAGAGAAAGAGTTTGTATATTTGGAACTAGACAAGTTTTTATCCAAAATTTCCGATTTGTTGGCTCAAACTTCAGAAGAGTTGACAAAAACATATTTTTCACACTATAACGAGTAA
- a CDS encoding transglutaminase family protein — protein MIYEIFHETKFNYPSVVTFSHNIARLTPKDCHRQKLLEHKLEITPKPYESNEFMDYFKNKNTYMLIREPHKTLTVTSSSKVELLEDKIDFYIQKAKQTTITYKQMLDRLASHKNTDALAFQYLFETDSIPMPSKEIKKYILESFDENRTLFDATNEFMQRIFNDFKFVSGFTDVTTPIEEVFKEKKGVCQDFAQFAISALRSIGIPTRYMSGYIQTYPKEGEKKLFGSDASHAWFSIYIPDFGWVDFDPTNNKLPNEEYILLGYGRDYLDISPLKGVVKSSGESKLSVKVNVQRVEKI, from the coding sequence ATGATATATGAAATATTTCACGAAACAAAATTCAACTATCCTTCAGTAGTAACTTTTAGCCACAATATAGCAAGACTTACTCCAAAAGATTGTCATAGACAAAAGTTATTGGAACATAAATTGGAAATAACACCGAAACCATATGAATCAAATGAGTTTATGGATTATTTTAAAAATAAAAATACCTATATGCTTATAAGAGAACCCCATAAAACCCTGACTGTAACTTCAAGTTCAAAAGTTGAACTTTTGGAAGATAAAATAGATTTTTATATACAAAAAGCAAAACAGACAACAATCACATATAAACAGATGCTTGATAGATTGGCAAGCCATAAAAATACAGATGCTTTGGCTTTTCAATATCTTTTTGAAACAGACTCTATTCCTATGCCTTCAAAAGAGATAAAAAAATATATCTTGGAATCTTTTGATGAAAACAGAACTTTGTTTGATGCAACAAATGAGTTTATGCAAAGAATTTTTAATGACTTTAAATTTGTTTCAGGCTTTACAGATGTTACAACTCCTATTGAAGAGGTGTTTAAAGAGAAAAAAGGGGTTTGCCAAGATTTTGCCCAATTTGCAATTTCTGCACTTAGAAGTATTGGAATACCCACACGTTATATGAGTGGATATATTCAGACTTATCCTAAAGAAGGTGAAAAAAAACTTTTCGGTTCAGATGCCTCACACGCCTGGTTTTCCATATATATTCCCGATTTTGGCTGGGTTGATTTTGACCCTACTAACAATAAACTACCTAATGAAGAGTATATTCTTTTAGGATACGGAAGAGACTATTTGGATATCTCTCCTCTTAAAGGCGTAGTAAAAAGCAGCGGAGAGAGTAAACTAAGCGTTAAAGTAAATGTACAAAGAGTAGAAAAAATCTAA